The following proteins are co-located in the Phragmites australis chromosome 10, lpPhrAust1.1, whole genome shotgun sequence genome:
- the LOC133930457 gene encoding homeobox protein ATH1-like isoform X1, which produces MTFPPMVFQKLFSLLLSGPFKIGTTFDTFPSLKMAGNTSYQQFGVDAMMSGCLVSGGGGGGGGVCSVFGADAAMFHFPEYTPHYGIFGLGESADVASSFLADGSVLAGQLVRATVLQSMSPEETHGAYKVASGFRPSQSDITVAHAPNTTKLAGEPQGSWTHEPYYPAWFSGDGFPVSLRLGAESSSAGMVNLPDQSSEVSCSGLTHASSRAGQCLFQHPYGDGGGDELGRACRQMSRPSSLHFSQVLSRSGYAHIVQQTLDEFVGCLLQDVAGIASSANGEASCPMPSSSCSKTTSSNPSMILSSEEHAHQMLRNDLLRLLQLMDQRCNQCLDEIQSVASKYGSMVRPAGGGLFAPFAHRAVSAMHRKLRARITSEIAVATQRQMGREPSSSLSLAERERSWESAFIQKHWALRQLRRGDQQSWRPQRGLPEKSVAVLKAWMFEHFLRPYPKDNEKEMLAARSGLSRSQVSNWFINARVRLWKPMIEEMYEDLKKASGGGEGVPA; this is translated from the exons ATGACTTTTCCTCCTATGGTCTTCcagaaattattttcat TGCTGCTTTCAGGCCCTTTTAAAATCGGTACAACGTTTGACACCTTCCCAAGCCTGAAGATGGCCGGCAACACATCTTATCAGCAATTTGGAGTGGACGCCATGATGAGCGGCTGCCTtgtcagcggcggcggcggcggcggcggcggcgtttgCAGCGTGTTCGGCGCCGACGCAGCGATGTTCCACTTCCCGGAGTACACGCCTCACTATGGCATCTTCGGGCTCGGCGAATCGGCTGACGTCGCCTCGAGTTTCTTGGCCGATGGTTCGGTGCTCGCCGGCCAGCTGGTCCGTGCCACTGTTCTGCAGAGCATGTCGCCGGAGGAGACGCATGGCGCCTACAAGGTCGCCAGCGGGTTCCGCCCGTCGCAATCAGATATCACCGTTGCTCACGCACCAAACACGACCAAGCTCGCCGGAGAGCCGCAGGGCAGCTGGACCCACGAGCCGTACTACCCGGCATGGTTCTCCGGCGACGGCTTTCCGGTGTCGCTCAGGCTTGGCGCCGAGTCCTCGTCAGCCGGCATGGTGAACCTGCCGGACCAGTCCTCGGAAGTGAGCTGCTCCGGCTTGACCCATGCAAGCAGCAGAGCCGGGCAATGCCTGTTCCAGCACCCTtacggtgacggcggcggcgacgagctGGGACGAGCGTGCCGGCAGATGTCGCGTCCCAGCTCCCTGCATTTCTCTCAGGTCCTGTCGCGGTCAGGGTATGCGCACATCGTGCAGCAGACGCTGGACGAGTTCGTTGGCTGCCTGCTGCAAGACGTGGCCGGGATTGCCAGCTCCGCCAACGGCGAGGCAAGCTGCCCGATGCCCTCGTCAAGCTGCTCCAAGACGACGTCATCCAACCCGTCGATGATTCTCAGCTCGGAAGAGCACGCGCATCAGATGCTGAGGAATGATCTCCTGAGACTGTTGCAGCTG ATGGACCAACGGTGCAACCAGTGCCTGGACGAGATCCAGAGCGTGGCGTCCAAATACGGCAGTATGGTGCGtccggccggcggcggcctgTTTGCACCGTTCGCGCACCGGGCGGTGTCTGCGATGCACCGGAAGCTCAGGGCGCGGATCACGAGCGAGATCGCGGTGGCGACGCAGAGGCAAATGGGCCGGGAGCCGTCGTCGTCCCTCTCTCTGGCTGAAAGGGAGCGGAGCTGGGAGTCGGCCTTCATTCAGAAGCACTGGGCGCTGCGGCAGCTCAGGCGGGGCGACCAGCAGTCGTGGCGGCCGCAGCGCGGGTTGCCGGAGAAGTCCGTCGCCGTCCTCAAGGCCTGGATGTTCGAGCACTTCCTACGCCC GTACCCGAAAGACAACGAGAAGGAGATGCTGGCGGCGAGGAGTGGCCTGAGCAGGAGCCAG GTCTCCAACTGGTTCATCAATGCTCGCGTCCGGCTATGGAAGCCGATGATAGAGGAGATGTATGAGGACCTCAAGAAGGCCTCTGGAGGCGGAGAGGGGGTGCCTGCCTGA
- the LOC133930457 gene encoding homeobox protein ATH1-like isoform X2 codes for MAGNTSYQQFGVDAMMSGCLVSGGGGGGGGVCSVFGADAAMFHFPEYTPHYGIFGLGESADVASSFLADGSVLAGQLVRATVLQSMSPEETHGAYKVASGFRPSQSDITVAHAPNTTKLAGEPQGSWTHEPYYPAWFSGDGFPVSLRLGAESSSAGMVNLPDQSSEVSCSGLTHASSRAGQCLFQHPYGDGGGDELGRACRQMSRPSSLHFSQVLSRSGYAHIVQQTLDEFVGCLLQDVAGIASSANGEASCPMPSSSCSKTTSSNPSMILSSEEHAHQMLRNDLLRLLQLMDQRCNQCLDEIQSVASKYGSMVRPAGGGLFAPFAHRAVSAMHRKLRARITSEIAVATQRQMGREPSSSLSLAERERSWESAFIQKHWALRQLRRGDQQSWRPQRGLPEKSVAVLKAWMFEHFLRPYPKDNEKEMLAARSGLSRSQVSNWFINARVRLWKPMIEEMYEDLKKASGGGEGVPA; via the exons ATGGCCGGCAACACATCTTATCAGCAATTTGGAGTGGACGCCATGATGAGCGGCTGCCTtgtcagcggcggcggcggcggcggcggcggcgtttgCAGCGTGTTCGGCGCCGACGCAGCGATGTTCCACTTCCCGGAGTACACGCCTCACTATGGCATCTTCGGGCTCGGCGAATCGGCTGACGTCGCCTCGAGTTTCTTGGCCGATGGTTCGGTGCTCGCCGGCCAGCTGGTCCGTGCCACTGTTCTGCAGAGCATGTCGCCGGAGGAGACGCATGGCGCCTACAAGGTCGCCAGCGGGTTCCGCCCGTCGCAATCAGATATCACCGTTGCTCACGCACCAAACACGACCAAGCTCGCCGGAGAGCCGCAGGGCAGCTGGACCCACGAGCCGTACTACCCGGCATGGTTCTCCGGCGACGGCTTTCCGGTGTCGCTCAGGCTTGGCGCCGAGTCCTCGTCAGCCGGCATGGTGAACCTGCCGGACCAGTCCTCGGAAGTGAGCTGCTCCGGCTTGACCCATGCAAGCAGCAGAGCCGGGCAATGCCTGTTCCAGCACCCTtacggtgacggcggcggcgacgagctGGGACGAGCGTGCCGGCAGATGTCGCGTCCCAGCTCCCTGCATTTCTCTCAGGTCCTGTCGCGGTCAGGGTATGCGCACATCGTGCAGCAGACGCTGGACGAGTTCGTTGGCTGCCTGCTGCAAGACGTGGCCGGGATTGCCAGCTCCGCCAACGGCGAGGCAAGCTGCCCGATGCCCTCGTCAAGCTGCTCCAAGACGACGTCATCCAACCCGTCGATGATTCTCAGCTCGGAAGAGCACGCGCATCAGATGCTGAGGAATGATCTCCTGAGACTGTTGCAGCTG ATGGACCAACGGTGCAACCAGTGCCTGGACGAGATCCAGAGCGTGGCGTCCAAATACGGCAGTATGGTGCGtccggccggcggcggcctgTTTGCACCGTTCGCGCACCGGGCGGTGTCTGCGATGCACCGGAAGCTCAGGGCGCGGATCACGAGCGAGATCGCGGTGGCGACGCAGAGGCAAATGGGCCGGGAGCCGTCGTCGTCCCTCTCTCTGGCTGAAAGGGAGCGGAGCTGGGAGTCGGCCTTCATTCAGAAGCACTGGGCGCTGCGGCAGCTCAGGCGGGGCGACCAGCAGTCGTGGCGGCCGCAGCGCGGGTTGCCGGAGAAGTCCGTCGCCGTCCTCAAGGCCTGGATGTTCGAGCACTTCCTACGCCC GTACCCGAAAGACAACGAGAAGGAGATGCTGGCGGCGAGGAGTGGCCTGAGCAGGAGCCAG GTCTCCAACTGGTTCATCAATGCTCGCGTCCGGCTATGGAAGCCGATGATAGAGGAGATGTATGAGGACCTCAAGAAGGCCTCTGGAGGCGGAGAGGGGGTGCCTGCCTGA